One genomic window of Brachionichthys hirsutus isolate HB-005 chromosome 22, CSIRO-AGI_Bhir_v1, whole genome shotgun sequence includes the following:
- the lrtm2a gene encoding leucine-rich repeat and transmembrane domain-containing protein 2: MPPHIHPPGGIGLLLTDSTDHRLVRAVFLCVVCLLAALLPAASSCPPPCLCYSDGLVDCRGWGLSSLPPLHLLSPESRSLLLANNKLASLGASAFANLSSLEELDLSNNYLNNLPAGLFRDMSNLTRLTLHNNSLTVTDRELFQGLGGLQSLDLSLNGLSSVPLGLLDELQALRWLSLAGNRLRGLERAAFEPLAALQHLELGHNPWECDCNLRDFKHWMEWLLYRGGKVDAVECTLPKDLRGRDIRGVPVEMFNYCLQLEDENRGGGAGEGSRPGHGGVPPCSRNAVGPSGATPVTDSRNSGDDSSSNTGDAPTECVRSRYRPVSVRRAIGTVVIAGVVCGIVCIMMVAAAAYGCIYASLMAKYQRELKKRQPLMGDGEADVEDREEKQISSVA, translated from the exons ATGCCCCCTCACATTCACCCCCCTGGGGGCATTGGCCTGCTCCTGACCGACTCCACCGACCACCGCCTGGTCAGAGCTG TCTTCCTCTGTGTGGTCTGCCTCCTGGCGGCGCTGCTCCCCGCTGcctcctcctgccctcctcccTGTCTCTGCTACTCAGATGGCCTGGTGGACTGCCGGGGCTGGGGTCTCTCGTCCCTGCCCCCTCTTCACCTCCTGTCTCCGGAGAGCCGCTCCCTCCTGCTAGCCAACAACAAGCTCGCCTCGCTGGGAGCTTCAGCCTTCGCTAACCTGTCCTCTCTGGAG GAGCTGGACCTCTCCAACAACTACCTGAATAATCTACCCGCTGGACTATTCAGAGACATGTCCAATCTGACGAGACTAACTCTGCACAATAACTCTCTGACAGTAACGGACAGGGAGCTCTTCCAG GGTTTGGGGGGTCTGCAGAGTCTGGATCTGTCTCTGAATGGTCTGTCCTCAGTTCCTCTGGGGCTCCTGGACGAGCTGCAGGCCCTCAG GTGGCTGTCTCTCGCGGGTAACCGGCTTCGCGGTTTGGAGAGGGCGGCGTTTGAGCCGCTCGCCGCCCTCCAACACCTGGAGCTGGGACACAACCCCTGGGAATGCGACTGCAATCTCCGTGATTTCAAACACTGGATGGAGTGGCTGCTGTACAGAG gAGGGAAGGTGGACGCGGTGGAGTGCACGCTACCGAAGGATCTACGTGGGCGAGATATCCGCGGCGTTCCGGTGGAAATGTTCAACTACTGCCTCCAGCTTGAGGATGAaaatagaggaggaggagcaggcgaGGGATCCCGTCCCGGACATGGGGGTgtccctccctgcagcaggaATGCTGTAGGCCCAAGCGGGGCCACACCAGTTACCGACAGCCGCAACTCTGGCGATGACTCCTCTTCAAACACAGGAGATGCCCCGACAGAGTGCGTGCGCTCCCGTTACCGACCCGTGAGCGTGCGCCGCGCCATCGGCACGGTGGTGATCGCCGGCGTGGTGTGCGGCATCGTGTGCATCATGATGGTCGCCGCGGCGGCTTACGGCTGCATCTACGCCTCGCTGATGGCCAAGTACCAGAGAGAGCTGAAGAAGAGACAGCCGCTAATGGGGGACGGGGAAGCTGATgtggaggacagggaggagaaaCAGATCTCTTCCGTGGCGTAA
- the dcp1b gene encoding mRNA-decapping enzyme 1B: MTATSAGSSSCFPAKGLDISLAALQRQDPYINNIVDVASQVALYTYNNRTNEWEKTEVEGTLFIYTRLASPRHGFTIMNRLNMENLTEPITKDLDFQLQHPFLLYRNARLVIHGIWFYDKEDCQRIAQMMKILTQQEKALAQTQDGWLYPGGGGGGSQAKAVDIIQMLTKARTEYDKSASEPKEIGGSSVLCGNPNLIKPIPVKPNTQDSDGAEPKPLSLATLFGSQRQRRLSPETDPVSPLAPPPKGSSTGKVTRPPVARALMYEDAVNSAEGLVSSPTSTQQQSQPQHCPAIQKLMQGQRSGGGVVGVLQTVSESPENRLCDNGVPLEHHHHHHMLHHPQQQQHHHHHHHHHHHHQDQQLHSDPIRKLFQSRPAPPLSSASLCSNPDPSSQPVTVDSTPCSHRPVQRNQQLIFNLPKPHPETQRSSQSASSVQTGGVQITMNAYFNEVLNKCQTSRMSGVVSPHELLLKLQLVQQEQSLTTHNPPRLCQGLAPRFLGPAPGPDPRPVPDLTKTTAAQKAVLQLLVAPPQRIPATVAPNHLLSPSVFNQAKFGSGLTPVAKETSSLSGPQEIRGLSRSQLQSALLNRIQTDGSFLDSIYEAYVSRFAPNANKY; the protein is encoded by the exons ATGACAGCTACTTCTGCTGgtagcagcagctgcttccccGCTAAAGGATTGGACATAAGTCTGGCTGCTTTGCAGCGACAGGACCCATACATCAATAACATCGTGGACGTGGCCAGTCAAGTCGCCCTGTATACTTACAACAACAGGACGAATGAGTGG GAGAAGACCGAGGTGGAAGGCACCCTTTTTATCTACACCAG GCTGGCGTCTCCCAGGCATGGTTTCACCATTATGAACAGACTCAATATGGAGAACCTGACTGAGCCGATCACcaaagacctggacttccagcTCCAGCACCCCTTCCTGCTTTACCGCAACGCACGAT TGGTTATCCATGGGATTTGGTTCTATGATAAGGAGGACTGTCAACGCATCGcccagatgatgaagat tctgACCCAGCAGGAGAAGGCCCTGGCTCAGACTCAGGATGGATGGTTGtacccaggaggaggaggaggaggaagtcaaGCGAAGGCAGTAGACATTATCCAGATGTTGACCAAAGCACGCACAGAATACGACAAG TCGGCGTCGGAGCCAAAGGAGATCGGCGGCAGCAGCGTTCTGTGTGGAAACCCCAACCTGATAAAGCCGATACCTGTCAAACCAAACACTCAG GACAGCGACGGTGCTGAGCCCAAGCCTCTCTCACTGGCCACCCTGTTCGGCTCCCAACGCCAACGTCGCCTCTCGCCCGAAACTGACCCGGTCTCCCCTTTGGCTCCCCCTCCGAAAGGGTCGTCAACGGGGAAAGTCACTCGCCCGCCTGTCGCCCGGGCGCTGATGTACGAGGATGCCGTGAACTCTGCCGAGGGTTTGGTTTCCAGTCCCACCTCCAcccagcagcagagccagcCTCAGCACTGCCCGGCCATCCAGAAGCTCATGCAGGGACAGAGAAGCGGCGGGGGGGTCGTAGGAGTCCTTCAAACCGTGTCCGAGTCCCCCGAGAACAGGCTGTGTGACAACGGGGTTCCTCTGGagcatcaccaccatcaccatatgcttcatcatcctcagcagcagcagcatcaccaccaccaccaccatcatcatcatcatcatcaggaccAGCAGCTTCACTCGGACCCAATCAGGAAACTATTTCAAAGCCGGCCggcgcctcctctctcctccgcctcccTCTGTTCCAACCCCGACCCCTCCTCGCAGCCCGTAACGGTAGATTCCACGCCATGTTCCCATCGTCCAGTACAGCGAAACCAGCAGCTGATATTCAACCTGCCCAAACCTCATCCGGAGACGCagcgcagcagccaatcagcttccaGCGTACAGACAGGTGGCGTTCAGATTACCATGAACGCGTACTTTAATGAAGTTCTGAATAAAT GTCAGACGTCCCGGATGTCCGGTGTGGTGTCCCCGCACGAGCTCCTGCTGAAGCTCCAGCTGGTCCAGCAGGAGCAAAGCCTCACGACCCACAATCCCCCGAGACTCTGTCAAGGACTGGCCCCTCGCTTTCTGGGGCCCGCTCCAGGTCCAGATCCAAGACCAGTCCCAGACCTGACGAAGACGACTGCGGCCCAGAAGGCCGTCTTGCAGCTTCTGGTAG ccccgccacagaGGATACCAGCCACTGTGGCCCCCAACCACCTCCTGTCTCCCAGCGTGTTCAATCAGGCAAAGTTTGGTAGTGGGTTGACACCAGTTGCCAAGGAGACCTCCTCCTTATCTGGACCGCAGGAGATCCGAGGCCTGTCCAGAAGCCAGCTACAATCTGCACTCCTGAATCGAATCCAG ACCGACGGCTCATTTCTGGACTCGATCTACGAGGCCTACGTTAGCCGCTTCGCCCCCAACGCAAACAAGTACTGA